GTTACATTGCGGCGAAATTTGGCAAAGACAGTCTTTACCCAGCCGATCTTCAAGAAAGAGCCAGTGTTGAGAAGTGGATGGACTGGGTAGGCTGCAATCTCTTCCCTCCTATTAAACAATTTATGATTAGCTTTATCAGAACACCGGCAAATCAACGTGACCCCAAAATCATCGCCCAAGCTTTAGCCGAAATTGAAAAATTGCTGAAAATGGTCAATGACACCCTAAGCAATCAGCAGTACCTTTCCGGTGACAAATTTGGTATGGCTGATATTGCCTTAGCTCCTCTGGCCTACTTATGGTTAAACGTAGAAATAGAGCGCCCATCTCTGCCAAACTTAGAGCGTTGGTATCAATTGCTAACTGAAAGACCTGCTTTCAGAAAGATTGTTATGATAGAAATAAACTAAGGTTTTACTTATTACTTAATTAACTCATTGGCATTCTGCCGGGATCTGGGAACTGATACCCAAACCCTAGATCCCGACAGATGCGGCTACCATCAACAATTTTTTCTACTTGACTTTCGATTTTTGCTCTTTCTGGCTGTAAAAATTCGGGCGGCGTCAGATCGAGCTGGCGACTAGCTGATTGATAAAACTCTGCTCTTTTCGGATGTATTGGCGCACACAAATTAAAAAGATGCCCGCCTTTTAGTTGTTGAATAAGAAGCTTAATCGCAGAAATGGCATCATCTTGATGTACCAAATTAACCGCATTTTCTCCTCCGCTGAGTGCCTTCTTTCCAGCGAGAAAACGCCCTGCATGGCGCCCACTGCCTACCAACCCAGCCAAACGTAAGATATCGACCGACGTATTGGGTAGTTGATGCAGCCAGTTTTCCAATTCAACCAGTGCCTTGGCTGATTCAGTTTCGGGACACACGGGATTATCTTCATTGAGGTAACCAGCAGATGAACCATAAACTGAAGTAGAACTGGTGAAAATAATCCGCGGAACCGAATACGAAAGTGCAGTATCAACAACCAGTTGTACCGCCTGTACATATTCCTTCCCACCACCAGCAACACCACTAACAGGTAATGTCAAAACCAGCACATCAACAGACATCAGTTGCTCAAGATCATCCGCATCGCAAACAATCTGAGGCTTCAAGTTTAGCTGGTAGCAATCCACTCCACACATACAAGCCGCTTCAACACCATCTGGTGTTGTTTTACTACCAACTACTTGCATTCCCTCGCCTTGTAAGGCTTGTGCCAATGGCATTCCTAACCATCCTAACCCAATAATAGAAACTTTTTTCACCATGCCCTCCCAAAAGCGATATCATTTTGATTCTTAGGCTATTATGTACCCATAGTTAACATTACTTACCGATTTGTTTAATAGCAACCAAACACATTTTTCTTTTAAAACAATACGTTAACACAAAACAAATATCTTCTTTAAAAAAAGTTTGCTTTTTATACACAAGATCGTATAGGTTAAACAACAAGCAACCAATCCTTAATCATAAACATAGCGTTACGTATAGCCATTATTCAGTACAGCACGTTTCTTGTAGAAAACTACTGTGTAGAAAAAATAGAGAACCCGTATATGAACCGTATTCAATTTAACCATCATCACCATCATCCTGACTAGTCTTTCAGGCTGCTGTGTGCTGGAAGACATTTAACCCGTCTTCCGGTGGAATGAATACGATAAAAAAACCCTCGGAAGATTTTCCGAGGGTTTTTTTATTTCTGGTTTTTACGAATTAATTACTAACTGAATCTTAATATAGGACAAAAACATGCTAGATAAAACACGCTTACGTATAGCCATTCAAAAATCAGGCCGTCTGAGTGATGACTCCAGGACATTGCTAACGAGCTGCGGCATCAAAATTAACTTACAACAACAGCGCCTTATCGCATTCGCTGAAAATATGCCTATCGATATCCTGCGTGTCCGCGATGATGATATCCCAGGCTTAGTAATGGATGGCGTTGTCGATCTAGGTATTATTGGGGAAAATGTGCTTGAAGAAGAGTTACTGACTCGCCGAGCACAAGAAGAAGATCCTCGCTATCTGACATTGTGCCGCCTCGATTTTGGCGATTGTCGTCTTTCTCTGGCAACGTCTTTTGATTTCGATTATACCGGCGTGAAATGCTTGCAAGATACCCGTATCGCAACCTCTTACCCACACTTATTAAAACGTTATTTAGACCAAAAAGGCATTCATTTCAAACCTTGCCTTCTCAATGGTTCAGTCGAAGTTGCCCCCCGCGCAGGACTTGCTGACGCTATTTGTGATTTAGTTTCCACCGGTGCCACATTGGAAGCCAATGGCTTGCGGGAAGTAGAAGTCATTTATCGCTCAAAAGCCTGTTTGATCCAGCGTGATGGAGAGATGCCAGAAGCCAAACAGCAGCTTATTGACAAATTGATGCTCCGCATCCAAGGCGTCATTCAGGCACGAGAATCCAAATACATCATGCTGCATGCTCCCAGCGACAAATTGGAAGAGATTATATCCCTGCTGCCAGGCGCTGAGCGCCCCACTATCTTGCCACTGGCAGGAGCACAAAATCGCGTAGCCATGCATATGGTCAGTAGTGAAACCCTGTTCTGGGAAACGATGGAGAAACTCAAGGCATTAGGTGCCAGTTCTATTTTAGTTCTGCCAATTGAAAAAATGATGGAGTAGCCTTGATGAACACCAATTTTAAAACCATCATTCACTGGCAATCATGTACGCCAGAACAACAAAAAATATTGCTGACCCGTCCGGCTATTGCCGCATCCGACGATATTTCCGGCACAGTTAAACAGATTCTGGCAACAGTAAAAACACGAGGCGACCAAGCATTACATGAGTTCAGCCAACGCTTCGACAAAACAACTGTTACAACCATCCAAAT
The sequence above is drawn from the Xenorhabdus ishibashii genome and encodes:
- a CDS encoding glutathione S-transferase family protein, which codes for MLTIWGRKNSSNVKKVLWCLEELNVPYQQIDVGGKFGKLNDPEYLRMNPNAVIPCLQEDDFILWESNTIVRYIAAKFGKDSLYPADLQERASVEKWMDWVGCNLFPPIKQFMISFIRTPANQRDPKIIAQALAEIEKLLKMVNDTLSNQQYLSGDKFGMADIALAPLAYLWLNVEIERPSLPNLERWYQLLTERPAFRKIVMIEIN
- a CDS encoding SDR family oxidoreductase, with amino-acid sequence MKKVSIIGLGWLGMPLAQALQGEGMQVVGSKTTPDGVEAACMCGVDCYQLNLKPQIVCDADDLEQLMSVDVLVLTLPVSGVAGGGKEYVQAVQLVVDTALSYSVPRIIFTSSTSVYGSSAGYLNEDNPVCPETESAKALVELENWLHQLPNTSVDILRLAGLVGSGRHAGRFLAGKKALSGGENAVNLVHQDDAISAIKLLIQQLKGGHLFNLCAPIHPKRAEFYQSASRQLDLTPPEFLQPERAKIESQVEKIVDGSRICRDLGFGYQFPDPGRMPMS
- the hisG gene encoding ATP phosphoribosyltransferase, with product MLDKTRLRIAIQKSGRLSDDSRTLLTSCGIKINLQQQRLIAFAENMPIDILRVRDDDIPGLVMDGVVDLGIIGENVLEEELLTRRAQEEDPRYLTLCRLDFGDCRLSLATSFDFDYTGVKCLQDTRIATSYPHLLKRYLDQKGIHFKPCLLNGSVEVAPRAGLADAICDLVSTGATLEANGLREVEVIYRSKACLIQRDGEMPEAKQQLIDKLMLRIQGVIQARESKYIMLHAPSDKLEEIISLLPGAERPTILPLAGAQNRVAMHMVSSETLFWETMEKLKALGASSILVLPIEKMME